Proteins encoded within one genomic window of Desulfosalsimonas propionicica:
- the rpsQ gene encoding 30S ribosomal protein S17 gives MNKTRGMKQQLVGTVLSNKMDKTVTVQVERLVRHSVYKKFVRRRARYAAHDENNTCGIGDRVMITESRPLSKRKRWRISQIIEKAV, from the coding sequence ATGAATAAGACACGAGGGATGAAACAACAACTGGTGGGAACGGTTTTGAGCAACAAGATGGACAAAACCGTGACGGTACAGGTGGAACGGCTCGTACGCCATTCGGTGTACAAGAAATTTGTCCGCCGCCGGGCCCGTTATGCAGCCCATGATGAAAACAATACCTGCGGTATCGGTGACCGGGTGATGATTACGGAATCCAGACCGCTTAGTAAGCGCAAGCGCTGGCGCATAAGCCAGATCATCGAAAAAGCGGTTTGA
- the rplN gene encoding 50S ribosomal protein L14, with protein sequence MIQAETRLSVADNSGAKEVYCIKVLGGSRRRYARIGDIIVVSVKEAIPNSKVKKGDVLKAVVVRTKKETRRPDGSYIRFDDNSAVLINQHREPVGTRIFGPVARELRAHRFMKIISLAPEVL encoded by the coding sequence ATGATCCAGGCGGAAACAAGATTGTCTGTTGCAGATAATTCCGGCGCAAAAGAGGTGTATTGCATCAAGGTCCTCGGAGGCAGCCGAAGACGGTACGCCCGCATCGGAGATATCATTGTGGTGTCGGTCAAAGAGGCCATACCCAATTCAAAGGTCAAAAAAGGCGATGTGTTAAAGGCCGTGGTGGTTCGCACCAAAAAGGAAACCCGTCGGCCTGACGGCTCCTATATCCGGTTTGACGATAATTCTGCAGTGCTGATCAATCAGCACCGGGAACCCGTTGGAACCCGTATTTTTGGGCCGGTGGCCCGCGAGCTTCGGGCGCACCGGTTCATGAAAATCATCTCATTGGCACCGGAAGTTCTGTAA
- the rplX gene encoding 50S ribosomal protein L24: MEKVKCRIKKNDKVKVLAGKDRGKIRNVLSVDRKHNRVMVENVNMVKRHQKPGPQSRQGGIIEGEAPIDASNVMLVCAKCAKPTRIGNKRLEDGKKVRICSKCKEHLDA, encoded by the coding sequence ATGGAAAAAGTCAAGTGTCGCATCAAGAAAAATGACAAGGTCAAGGTCCTTGCCGGCAAGGATCGGGGAAAGATTCGCAACGTGCTCAGCGTGGACCGCAAACACAATCGTGTGATGGTGGAAAATGTCAACATGGTCAAGCGCCATCAGAAACCCGGGCCCCAGAGCCGTCAGGGCGGCATTATCGAGGGTGAGGCGCCCATTGACGCATCCAATGTGATGCTGGTCTGCGCCAAATGCGCCAAGCCCACCCGAATTGGGAACAAGCGCCTGGAAGACGGCAAAAAGGTGCGGATCTGCAGTAAATGTAAAGAACATCTCGATGCCTAG
- the rplE gene encoding 50S ribosomal protein L5, producing MSLKEVYQNEVISGLRKAFEYKNIHQVPRLDKIVINMGLGEAIQNIKVLDSAQAELKVITGQAPVVTRAKKSVAAFKVREGMPIGCMVTLRQQRMYDFYEKLVNVALPRVRDFRGVSGKAFDGFGNYTLGIKEQIIFPEIEYDKVESIKGMNITIVTTAQTNPEGKELLRLLGMPFRN from the coding sequence ATGTCACTGAAAGAGGTATATCAAAACGAGGTCATTTCCGGACTGCGGAAGGCCTTTGAGTACAAAAACATTCACCAGGTCCCCAGGCTGGATAAGATTGTCATCAACATGGGACTTGGAGAGGCCATTCAGAATATAAAAGTGCTGGATTCCGCCCAGGCCGAGCTCAAGGTGATCACAGGCCAGGCGCCCGTGGTGACCCGGGCCAAGAAGTCGGTGGCTGCTTTTAAGGTGCGCGAGGGCATGCCCATCGGCTGCATGGTCACCCTGCGTCAGCAGCGGATGTATGATTTCTATGAAAAACTGGTCAATGTCGCCCTGCCGCGGGTCCGGGATTTTCGCGGGGTGTCGGGCAAAGCGTTTGACGGTTTCGGCAATTATACCCTGGGCATCAAAGAGCAGATTATCTTTCCGGAAATAGAGTATGACAAGGTGGAATCCATCAAAGGGATGAATATCACCATTGTCACCACGGCCCAAACCAATCCGGAAGGAAAGGAGCTGCTTCGGCTCCTTGGGATGCCGTTTCGCAATTAA
- a CDS encoding type Z 30S ribosomal protein S14 encodes MAKKALREKAMKQPKFKVRAYNRCPICGRSRAYMRKFGICRICFRNMASEGLLPGVKKSSW; translated from the coding sequence TTGGCGAAAAAAGCGCTTCGCGAAAAGGCGATGAAACAACCCAAATTTAAGGTCAGGGCGTACAACCGTTGCCCGATTTGCGGACGGTCCAGGGCCTACATGCGCAAATTCGGCATCTGCCGCATCTGTTTTCGAAATATGGCCTCCGAAGGTCTGCTGCCGGGCGTGAAAAAATCAAGCTGGTAG
- the rpsH gene encoding 30S ribosomal protein S8: MLSDPLADMLTRIRNAGKAKHKSVDIPGANIKVAMADVMKREGYIKNYKFIKDNKQGFLRVFLKYDANDRHVIYGLERVSKPSRRVYVAKDEIRPVLNGLGVSVLSTSRGIMTDRQAKKENIGGEVLCNIW, from the coding sequence ATGTTGAGTGATCCACTTGCGGATATGTTGACCCGCATTCGAAACGCCGGCAAGGCAAAACACAAAAGTGTGGATATTCCCGGTGCTAACATCAAGGTCGCCATGGCGGACGTGATGAAACGGGAAGGCTACATTAAGAACTATAAGTTCATCAAGGACAACAAGCAGGGTTTTCTGCGGGTTTTTCTGAAATATGACGCCAATGACCGGCACGTGATTTATGGCCTGGAAAGGGTCAGCAAGCCCAGCCGCCGTGTCTATGTCGCAAAAGACGAGATCCGGCCGGTGTTAAACGGCCTGGGCGTATCTGTTCTGTCGACCTCAAGAGGGATCATGACCGACAGGCAGGCCAAAAAGGAAAACATCGGCGGGGAAGTTCTCTGCAATATCTGGTAG
- the rplF gene encoding 50S ribosomal protein L6: protein MSRVGKKPIPVPEKTKLSFNSGMLTVEGPKGTLTRQIHPEVTLELGDEQVVVSVARNDKKAKSLWGTTRAQVANMITGVSSGFVRVLEINGIGYRAEIKGSNLELHLGYSHPIHFVLPEGIDAAVDKSAIRLSGIDKELLGFAASSIRQMRPPEPYKGKGVKYAEEQIQRKAGKTAK, encoded by the coding sequence ATGTCTCGCGTGGGCAAGAAACCGATACCCGTACCGGAAAAAACAAAACTGAGCTTTAACAGCGGCATGCTTACTGTGGAGGGGCCCAAGGGGACGCTTACCCGGCAGATTCATCCGGAGGTCACCCTGGAACTCGGCGATGAGCAGGTTGTGGTGAGCGTGGCGCGCAATGATAAGAAAGCCAAGTCGCTGTGGGGCACTACCCGGGCTCAGGTGGCCAACATGATCACCGGGGTGAGCAGCGGCTTTGTGCGGGTCCTGGAAATCAACGGCATTGGATACCGGGCCGAGATCAAGGGGAGCAATCTGGAATTGCATCTGGGGTACTCGCATCCCATTCATTTTGTTCTTCCCGAGGGCATTGACGCGGCGGTGGACAAATCAGCCATCCGGCTTTCCGGCATCGACAAGGAACTGCTTGGTTTTGCGGCATCTTCCATTCGGCAGATGCGCCCGCCCGAGCCTTACAAGGGCAAGGGCGTGAAGTATGCCGAAGAACAGATTCAGCGCAAAGCCGGCAAAACAGCGAAATAA
- the rplR gene encoding 50S ribosomal protein L18: MGSTQKREAMRIKRKKRIRKKVQGTPQRPRLTVFRSARHIYAQIIDDTRGETLASASTMEKQVRDQGKYENKVAAADEIGKLLAQRASGKGITSVVFDRNGYMYHGRVRAVSEAARKNGLDF; this comes from the coding sequence ATGGGTTCGACACAAAAACGTGAGGCCATGCGTATCAAGCGGAAAAAACGAATCCGGAAGAAGGTGCAGGGTACGCCCCAGCGTCCGAGACTGACGGTTTTCCGCAGCGCACGGCACATATATGCGCAAATCATTGATGATACCCGCGGTGAGACACTGGCTTCGGCTTCCACAATGGAAAAGCAGGTCCGGGATCAGGGCAAATACGAAAATAAGGTGGCTGCTGCCGATGAAATCGGCAAGCTTCTCGCCCAGCGGGCTTCAGGCAAAGGCATTACGTCGGTGGTTTTTGACCGCAACGGGTACATGTACCATGGCCGGGTTCGGGCTGTGTCCGAAGCGGCGCGAAAAAACGGGTTGGATTTTTAA
- the rpsE gene encoding 30S ribosomal protein S5 — protein sequence MLKKETDENLFIDKVVHISRVAKVVKGGRRFSFSAMVVVGDGQGNVGFGLGKAHEVPEAIRKGVEKAKKSMIAVPLEDGTIAYSVNGRFGAGSVFLKPAGKGTGVIAGGAVRAVLEAVGIRNILTKCIGSNNPHNAVRATMDGLAQLQSRDQVASKRGIQAEELSI from the coding sequence TTGCTCAAGAAGGAAACAGACGAGAACTTGTTTATTGACAAGGTCGTTCATATCAGCCGCGTGGCCAAAGTGGTCAAGGGCGGCCGGCGGTTTAGCTTCAGCGCCATGGTCGTCGTTGGCGACGGACAGGGCAATGTGGGCTTCGGTCTTGGAAAGGCCCATGAAGTGCCCGAGGCCATTCGCAAAGGCGTTGAAAAAGCGAAGAAAAGCATGATAGCCGTGCCTCTGGAGGATGGAACGATTGCGTATTCGGTCAATGGCAGATTCGGTGCGGGATCGGTTTTTTTAAAGCCAGCGGGAAAGGGTACCGGCGTGATTGCCGGCGGTGCTGTCCGTGCGGTTTTGGAAGCCGTTGGGATTCGCAACATCCTGACAAAATGCATCGGTTCAAACAATCCGCACAATGCAGTCCGGGCTACCATGGACGGTCTTGCCCAGCTTCAGAGCAGGGATCAGGTGGCCAGCAAGCGCGGGATACAGGCAGAAGAACTTTCGATATAA